Within the Ranitomeya imitator isolate aRanImi1 chromosome 8, aRanImi1.pri, whole genome shotgun sequence genome, the region tcacttttgggtattttcagccatatagacccctcaaactgacttcaaatgtgaggtggtccctaaaaaaaatggttttgtaaatttcgttgtaaaaatgacaaatcgctggtcaaattttaacccttataacttcctaacaaaaaaaaattttgtttccaaaattgtgctgatgtaaagtaaacatgtgggaaatgttatttattaactattttgtgtcacatatctctctggtttaacagaataaaaattcaaaatgtgaaaattgcgaaattttcaaaattttcgccaaatttccgtgtttatcacaaataaatgcagaatttattgacctaaatttaccactaacatgaagcccaatatgtcacgaaaaaacaatctcagaaccgctaggatccgttgaagcgttcctgagttattacctcataaagggacactggtcagaattgcaaaaaacggcaaggtctttaaggtcaaaataggctgggtcttgaaggggttaatatggaaaGGAATTTATAAGGAGGCGGATCATTTTATCAAACATCAACAAAAATGAGTTTAACGTAAactttacatacaaagtcacaaaagaACGAATAATCTATTTAGATATCACAATAAGAGGAGAAACCTGTGCGGCACAAATAAAGATCAACCCGGACAGAAAGCCCAGATGGTAATTCATCTCATGTCACTGCTCACATGTAATAAATGATATCCCTGAGAACGAACAAGAATGAAAAGGAAATGTTCAACACGACGAGATGATGCTAGAGAATCATTATGGACAGACTGAGGCAAAGAGGTTATTGTCACCGCTCCTAGGGGAAAGCAGAGTCCGTGGTGGATAATAGAGAGAAGAAACGCTGAGAAAAAATATTGTTCACTTGGGGCAGCCAACAAAAAGAGCAGAGATGGGGCAGCCGACGTAAGTGGGAGCAGCCGAAATATGAAGTAGCGGCCGACGCAAGGGGCGGACATGGGGCAGCCGACGCAAGAAGGAGCAGCCGACGCAAGGTGTCGGAGACGGGGCAGCCGACGCAAGAAGGAGCAGCCGACGCAAGAAGGAGCAGCCGACGCAAGGTGTCGGAGACGGGGCAGCCGACGCAAGAAGGAGCAGCCGACGCAAGGAGCAGCCGACGCAAGGTGTCGGAGACGGGGCAGCCGACGCAAGAAGGAGCAGCCGACGCAAGAAGGAGCAGCCGACGCAAGGTGTCGGAGACGGGGCAGCCGACGCAAGAAGGAGCAGCCGACGCAAGAAGGAGCAGCCGACGCAAGGTGTCGGAGACGGGGCAGCCGACGCAAGAAGGAGCAGCCGACGCAAGAAGGAGCAGCCGACGCAAGGTGTCGGAGACGGGGCAGCCGACGCAAGAAGGAGCAGCCGACGCAAGAAGGAGCAGCCGACGCAAGGTGTCGGAGACGGGGCAGCCGACGCAAGAAGGAGCAGCCGACGCAAGGTGTCGGAGACGGGGCAGCCGACGCAAGAAGGAGCAGCCGACGCAAGAAGGAGCAGCCGACGCAAGGTGTCGGAGACGGGGCAGCCGACGCAAGAAGGAGCAGCCGACGCAAGGTGTCGGAGACGGGGCAGCCGACGCAAGAAGGAGCAGCCGACGCAAGGTGTCGGAGACGGGGCAGCCGACGCAAGAAGGAGCAGCCGACGCAAGGTGTCGGAGACGGGGCAGCCGACGCAAGAAGGAGCAGCCGACGCAAGGTGTCGGAGACGGGGCAGCCGACGCAAGAAGGAGCAGCCGACGCAAGAAGGAGCAGCCGACGCAAGGTGTTGGAGACGGGGCAGCCGACGCAAGAAGGAGCAGCCGACGCAAGAAGGAGCAGCCGACGCAAGAAGGAGCAGCCGACGCAAGGTGTCGGAGACGGGGCAGCCGACGCAAGAAGGAGCAGCCGACGCAAGAAGGAGCAGCCGACGCAAGGTGTCGGAGACGGGGCAGCCGACGCAAGAAGGAGCAGCCGACGCAAGAAGGAGCAGCCGACGCAAGGTGTCGGAGACGGGGCAGCCGACGCAAGAAGGAGCAGCCGACGCAAGAAGGAGCAGCCGACGCAAGAAGGAGCAGCCGACGCAAGAAGGAGCAGCCGACGCAAAAAGGAGCAGCCGACGCAAGAAGGAGCAGCCGACGCAAGAAGGAGCAGCCGACGCAAGGTGTCGGAGACGGGGCAGCCGACGCAAGAAGGAGCAGCCGACGCAAGAAGGAGCAGCCGACGCAAGGTGTCGGAGACGGGGCAGCCGACGCAAGAAGGAGCAGCCGACGCAAGAAGGAGCAGCCGACGCAAGAAGGAGCAGCCGACGCAAGAAGGAGCAGCCGACGCAAAAAGGAGCAGCCGACGCAAAAAGGAGCAGCCGACGCAAGAAGGAGCAGCCGACGCAAGAAGGAGCAGCCGACGCAAGAAGGAGCAGCCGACGCAAGAAGGAGCAGCCGACGCAAGAAGGAGCAGCCGACGCAAGGTGTCGGAGACGGGGCAGCCGACGCAAGAAGGAGCAGCCGACGCAAGAAGGAGCAGCCGACGCAAGGTGTCGGAGACGGGGCAGCCGACGCAAGAAGGAGCAGCCGACGCAAGAAGGAGCAGCCGACGCAAGGTGTCGGAGACGGGGCAGCCGACGCAAGAAGGAGCAGCCGACGCAAGAAGGAGCAGCCGACGCAAGAAGGAGCAGCCGACGCAAGGTGTCGGAGACGGGGCAGCCGACGCAAGAAGGAGCAGCCGACGCAAGAAGGAGCAGCCGACGCAAGAAGGAGCAGCCGACGCAAGAAGGAGCAGCCGACGCAAGGTGTCGGAGACGGGGCAGCCGACGCaaggggcagagatggggcagctgACGGAAGAAGGAGCAGCCGTTGCAAAGAGAAAAGATGGAGCAGCCGTCGCAAGGAGGGACAACACATTGCAAATTGCAATACAAAAATCACAGGCGCAGGTCTTTTAGGGGTGAAACCCCCCTCACCATCCCCTGAAGGCCCAAAAACAGAAATGGCAATGGCGGGAAAGGGGTAATGGGTCCGTCCTATCTGATTGACCGTTCAGAAAAGTGGTGGAGAAAAGGCTGGTTGTCAAGTGACTGTCCACAGAACTAAGGGCTCAGCATGAACCCCCCGTTACCATGGAAACCGTACAATTGAAAGGTTACACCCTGTTATGAATGGACCCTGCACATACAGACCCGGCGGCCACAGCTCAGCCCACACACACTGGCATCACGCGTCCCCTGAGCGCCAGGTTCTCACCTCCAGCCGAAAACAAGCGCCCCCTCAGTCCCAGAAGACTCCTGCAGCCGCCGCCGGTGCCCACTCCTCCTCCTCACTCAGCAACACCATGTGACCGGAAACGCTAAAGGAAGCTGATGAGCATAGAGTTGTTTCCGCCTAATGAACGCGCGCCATCTTGTGGCCGGTGGTGAGTGTGACACCTCGAAGGAGTGCAGTGTAAATCTACTAGTGGCCACAAGAGggcagagtattattattattattagcaataCTAATCATTCAAATAATAttcataatatataatgtatataatttaAATAACACTAATAATCCTGTGATATGTGTAATATGAGAAGGTTCCCAATTGATAAAAAGCATAAAATGTGATTTCAAAGATGGAGTCAATGGTACATAAGTCCAGCCCAATGCCTTCATCACAGCGGCTGCCAGATCAGTCACCACGTCTGAATGACCAATCACGATATGGCGTGTTTACATAAAAAAGCCGGACTGGTTGTTATTGGAGGGACAAACATTTGTGTTTTTACATCGCTATGCGCGTAGATATGTAGCCGCCAGGTTACGTGTAGTGCGGCGCCCTGTGTTGGCCACGTCCGTATTATTACATCAGGTGGATTTGTGCTGGAGCCAAGTGTCAGGTTAATAGACTTTTTCTGCTTGGCCGTGTTCAGACGTAGCTGCTTTTCATGGATGAATCCGGTGCCCATTATAGTCTACTGGATGgttgctcgattctaacgcatcgggtattctagaatatgtatgtagtttatttataaagatttcagaataatgcaatttatacacaggattcggccggccgggcgcgaccaattagcgaatcgtggttcaaatcccatggcaattcgtggccggactgtgcctgtcgctgactgttcgcggccggccaggcgcaaccaatcagtgaagccagggtcggctccaggtttttgagggccccgggcgaaagagtctcagagcccatgtagcatataacacagcccatgtagtatatggcacagccacatagtatatagcacagccacgtagtatataacacagcccacgtagtatataacacagcccacgcagtatataacacagcccacatagtatatagcacaaccacgtagtatataacacagccacataatatatatcacagcccacatagtatataacacagcccacgtagtttatagcacagcccatgtagtatatagcacagcccacgcagtatctaacacagccacatagtatatagcacagccacgtagtatattgcacagccacgtagtatatagcacagcaacgtagtatataacacagccacatagtatataacacagtcacataatatataacacagcccacacagtatataacacagcccacatagtatatagcacagcccacgcagtatataacacagcccacttagtatataacacagccacgtagtatataacacagccacgtagtatatagcacagccacgtagtatattgcacagccacgtagtatatagcacagcgacgtagtatattacacagccacgtagtatataacacagccacgtagtatatagcacagcccacgcagtatataatacagcccacgtagcatataacacagccacgtagtatatagcacagccacgtagtatattgcacagccacatattaaatagcacagcccacgcagtatataacacagcccacatagcatataacacagccacgtagtataaagcacagccacgtagtatattgcacatccacatagtatatagcacagcgatgtagtatattgcacagccacgcagtatctccccgctccaatctgtcctgaatgctgcagccaggatcatattcctcaccaaccgttacaccgatgcctctaccttgtgccagtcattacactggttacccatccattcaagaatccagtacaaaactactacccacatccacaaagcactccatggctcagcaccaccctacatctcccctctgggctcagtctaccaccctacccgtgccctccgctccactaattacctcaggttagcatcctcaataatcagaacctcccactcccgtctccaagactttacacgtgctgcgccgattctttggaatgcactacctaggttaatacgattaatgcccaatccccacagttttaagcgtgccctaaaaactcatttgttcagattggcctaccacctcaacgcattaacctaactatccctgtgtggcccattcaaaaaaaataaataaataataatcggcttggttcctcgcatcatgttctcattcactttatgcagttaatagccctctgtgtctgtactgttacatacttaggttgataactggttcatgcagctttacatgaacacctgagccttacactatggccggtccgaataactaaagcaattgttaccatccacctctcgtgtctccccttttcctcatagtttgtaagcttgcgagcagcagggccctcattcctcctggtatctggtttgaactgtgatttctgttatgctgtaatgtctactgtctgtacaagtcccctctgtaatttgtaaagcgctgcggaatatgttggcgatatataaataaaatcattattattatagcacagccacgcagtatatagcacagccacatagtatattgcacagccacgtagtatatagcacagcgacatagtatattacacagccacgcagtatatagcacagccacgtagtatataacacagccacatagtatataacacagccacttagtatataacacagccacgtagtatatagcacagcaaagtagtatatagcacagccacgtagtgtataacacagccacgcagtatattgcacagcccacgcagtatgtaacacagcccacgtagtatataacacagccacatagtatattgcacagccgcttagtatatagcacagcccacgcagtatgtaacacagcccacgtagtatataacacagccacatagtatattgcacagccgcttagtatatagcacagcccatgcagtatataacacagcccacacagtatataacacagcccacgcagtatataacacagctcacgtggtatataacacagccatgtagtatattgcacagccacgtagtatattgcacagccacgtagtatatagcacagcccacgcagtatataacacagcccacatagtatataacacagccacgtagtatatagcacagccacgtagtatattgcgcagccacgtagtatatagcacagagacacagtatataacacagccacgcagtatataacacagccacatagtatataacacagccacgtagtatatagcagtgtgggcaccatatccctgttaaaaaaaaaagaattaaattaaaaaatagttatatactcaccttccggcggctcccggatccagcccaggtttttcccgctcctcgcgacgttccgttcccagtaatgccttgtggcaataacccgtgatgatgtagcagtctcgtgagaccgctacgtcatctgatctggggtcattgctgcaatgcattcttgggaccggagcgtcaggaggagcgggaaaggctgccggaaggtgagaatataatgatttgtttttattattatttttaacattagatctacttactattgatgctgcatagtcagcatcaataataaagagttggtcacacagggttaatagcggcggtaacggagtgctaaAACACTatatgggcgctgactggaggggagtagggaggggccaattcacggccggactgtgcctgtcgctgattggtcgcacccagccggccgcgaccaatcagcgacacgggatttccgtgacagacagacaaacagacggcagtggcccttagacaattatgtatagagATGGGGCTACTCACACGTCCATACAGGGTCAGTTCTCAGACCGTGAGGGGCGGGCGTGTGTAACCCGCCGTATAATCAGGAGGATAAATATCGGGGTCTTTACACAGAACATTTTATTAAAGTTTCTTTGCAGTGATTTTTTTTATgtcataacaataaaaaaaaagtataaaaagagCAACAAAGTGACGAAACAGCGGGAATCCGGTCAGGATTGTATCCAAGGATGTTCCAGACAATTCTCCGCCGAGGCTCGCTTTTCCGGATAATATTCCAGCATCGGTAGGAGGAAGCTGGCCAATAGCAGCGCCTCGTTCTGCTGCCACTTGTGCCGGTTCACCAGAGTGTCGTACAGGCCGCAGGGGTACAAGTATGGAATCCGGAGGAGGTCACCTGTAGGAGGAAACTGCTGTGAATACAACTCAGTTGTCTTTTTAAAGGGGGGTATCCAGCACTGATACCAGTGAGTGATGGATGAGGAGGACATTGATTGCCTAGAGCAGACATGTAAtcaaagtatgatttttttttaattaaatgtatgTTTTTCATCTGTACGGtggttactttaaaaaaaaaaaaatatatatatatagatagatagatagatagatagatagatagatagatagataactgggattaaaaaaaattccaacagCTGCCACCAGGTGGAGCTCATTGCGCACACAGCTCCTACATACAGTAGTCAATATTAATTCCATATAgagttgtctccctcttgtggtgaCTGCTTATATTGCATGCATGGAGATAAAAGTCTGAtggaaaaataactttttttttttttaacttttgtatgTGCCTCCTTTTTTCCCCCCTTTGCACTTGTTTTTTTCCTTTCCACTCCTGTAATTATTTCTATTTCTGGAAAAATTAGGTGAGACTCAATGTTACTgccgttatgtttttttttttttctttttatgtaaaATTGGCAGAACGCTGTGCTGTGAATGTCCCCTTAAAATAATCAGGTATTCGATGAGATTTACATATCAGCCATCCTCATACCTTGCTTGTTGAAAAAGGTTGCTGATTTTTTTCCCGAAAAGGCGATTTTGGGTAGTATGCGGCCAAGCAGTTCAATTATACAAGCGATATGATCTGAAatatacaacaacaaaaaaatattatCCCTCCTCTTATGTGTCCCTATGTTCCATATTCCTCTGTTTTCTATATATCACATTGTGGTATATGAAGGTATAAGAGGGGCACCTGCTCTTCACCCCCCTCTAGTGGCCAGACAGAGAACTGCTACGAACAAGCAATTATCCCTGTATCTGGTCTTTTATATATTGCTAATCTCTGTATAGGAGGGCTGgcagagcatgctgggagttgtagtacacaTCAGCTGGTGAAGTCCATTTTTCTCCATGCACAGATTAGGGCTGACATGATCCTGATGCAAGAACATCCCCCATAGTTACCACTCCTACTACcgctatgtgggagaaaaccatcaGCAAGCAGGTCCCTACCATCATCTCTTGAGAAGTTTTCCCCAGCTTGTGGCTCGAACAGGTAGAAGGAAGTGGCCATTTCAAATGCCTAGAGCGACAAACCAGAGTGTAAAAGCTACCAATAAGTAATAAACTCTCATTAAATCAATTCTATCCTTgtgaatatatacacacacctgtcTTAAATACTGGTATGGCaattaattcccccccccccccaaaaaaaatagatttaaccctttaataaccGCTCTCACATAGGAGATCACCGCATGCTAATTTATTATTGAGTTCAATGTATGTGTCGTATACAGCcggctcctgagctccccctagtgttgaccgCAGGGAAACTGAATTTTATTATTTACTCGTTATTTCTATATAGCAAGATTCGGAGATCTGTATCAGAAAAAAATGGTATTTTAAGGATGGACATTCAAACTAAAGAACTCAACAGTGATTTCTGAGTGTaggattaaaggggtggtccacttCTTTGATATTAACtccttcccgccgcggccctttttttgtttttgagttttcatttttcactcccctccttcccagagccataacttttttatttttccgtcaatatggccatgtgagggcttattttttgcgggacaaattgtacttttgaacaacaccattggttttaccatgtcttgtactagaaaaaggggaaaaaaaattccaagtgtggtgaaattgcaaaaaaaaagtgcaatcccacacttgttttttgtttggcttttttgctaggttcactaaatgctaaacctgacctgacattatgattctctaggtcattacgagttcatagacacctaacatgactaggttattttttatctaagtggtaaaaaaaattcaaaactttgctaaaaaaaaaaaaataaaaaaaaaagcgccattttctgatacccgtagcgtctccatttttcatgatcttgggtcggttgagggcttattttttgcgtgccgagatgatgtttttaatgataccacctttgtgcagacacgttcttttgatcggcggttattgcattttaatgcaatgtcgcggcgaccgaagaaacgtaattctggcgtttctaatttttttctcactacactgtttagcgatcaggttaatgtttttttttattgatagatcgggcgattctgaatgtggcgataccaaatatgtgtaggtttgatttttttttattgttttattttggatggggcgaaaggggggcgatttaaacttttatttttttaatttttttcatatttttaaaaacatttttttttacgtttgccatgcttcaatagcctccatgggaagctagaagcaggcacaactcgatcggctcagctacataggagcgatcatcagatcgctgctatgtagctgaattgcaggcttgctatgagcgccgaccacaggggggcgctcactgcaggccggcatcagtaaccatagaggtctcaaggacatctATCCTTActgtcctgatgcatcgccgacccccgatcatgtgacgggggtcggcgatgcgctcatctcCGGCCacacggccggaagtggtagttaaatgccgctgtcagcgtttgacagcggcatttaactggttaatagcggtaggtagattgcgatttcacccgccgctattgcacgcacatgtcagttgtaaaaaacagctgacatgttgcgactttgatgtgggctcaccgccggagccagcatcaaagggggagacacgacatgcgttgtactagtacggcacaggtcgggaaggggttttaCTGACCCATCCTTAGGATAAGTCGTCATTAGATCAGTAGCGATCCGACATCTGTGATCAGCCAGTGTTTGGAGTGAGAATACAGCGCCCCCACTGTGTAATGGCGGTTCTAGGTACTGCAGCTCCCATGaagtgaatgggagctgagctgcagtgcaaCTGCACctggtaacagctgatcggtgtCAGACCCACACCCATCTGATACTtatgacctatcctatggataaGATATCTTTCAGGTAGTGACAAGGGACCTCAAGCTAGGTGCACCCTAGGCTATCCCTGTCCCCCGGATTACTCCGGATGGTAGAGACGATGGGGTCtcgtaccttgctatgctcctatcttaaCCCTTATCTGGTGGTGTAAGGCCGAAGTGTATAATAAAACACTAAACAGatagacagggataaaagaaaactacaatcatgcaAATATACTCTCAAAACAACAGAGTGAGAAACGGGGGGAAAAGGAAGGAAGAAACCTAATGTGAGTGGATaaggataaacatgcaaaccaacGCCACCCAGATATCTCCTGAATTACTCTCCGACCGCaaactccaaacactgaacttctccttcaactccaaaccaggaagtaagaactatcactggcaattcccaagTGCCAGTGGTGAGCATATAGACTCCTAAGAGGGACCTCCGATGCCTCAGAACCAGGTTTATCTGTATCTTAGGCGTGAAAAGACCGGACCAACCTTATCACATGAACATCGGATGTTGGTACCCACATTCTCTCCTTGGTAACCCTTTCAATGTACCAAATATTGAAGAGAGAAGAGACCAGCGTATAAAGCAAGAATTGATTACCGTAACTTCACTATCTGGAATTCCAGATTCCCATCAACAATGACGTGGTGGAGATGGTTCAGAGGTTCAGCCGGTCTCCCCGCTGAAGCTGACGTAGTTCAGACTCAGCCAGAGGGACACGCTCGAGGTCGTCATAAATAAGACCCAGAGCCAGAAAAAAATCCTTGACTATCTGAAGCGACTGGGAAtcagatgggagagaaaatgcccGGTCTTGAGGGTCACCCtagggccggagtcacacatgcgagaaacacgtctgtgtcttgcatgtgaaaaccaagctctggcgccagcacttcggagcggagcgtgcggccgcatagcaacacatggagccgcacgctccgctccacagtgccggcgccagagcttggttttcacatgcgagacacggacgtgtttctcgcatgtgtgactccggcctagagAAGAGAGATTACGTCCCCACCCTTTGCTCCTCGGTACCTAAGGAATGAGGACGTAACCTAAAATAAAAGGCCTCCTTGAAAACAACTAACTTATCCCGACCAACAAAAAAACCTCTCCAGCAGAGTAATCTTGGGTTCCCCCAGGAGCTGCTCAGGAGCCGTGGGCCCTAAGCCTGGATTCAATGGGCGCTGCAAAGCAACTGAGCGCAAGTCTGCCACCTTCATGCATAATGGATCCAAAAATGTATGGCCAGTGACAAGGGACTGTGGGCACTTACTTGATCTCTCAAACTAGTGGCACCCTAGGCTATCCCTGTCCCTTAGATTACCTAAGAAGGTGGAAATGCAGGGATCACATACCTTGCTAAGCTCCTATCTTACCCTTATCTCTTCCCTCCCACATCCAGGGAGgtgtgaggctgaagtgtattgtaaaacactaaccagacagacaggggtaaacagacagggataaaagaaaactacaatcatcgATAtatactcacaaaacaacagagtgggaaaCGGGAGGAATAGGAAGCACAAACCATAGCGGACAATGATAAACACGCAAATCAACCCAGCCAAAAATCTCCTGAAAAACTCTCCAACCACCAACTGCAAACACTGAACTTCTCCTCTATCTCCAAACAAGGAAGTTGTAACTATCACTGGAAACTCCCAAGTGCCAGTGgtgagcatatatagcagaggggagcgaCCAACACAGAACAGcagcatatataccagaggggagcGACCAACACAGAACAGcagcatatataccagaggggagcGACCAACACAGAACAGcagcatatataccagaggggagcGACCAACACAGAACAGcagcatatataccagaggggagcGACCAACACAGAACAGcagcatatataccagaggggagcGACCAACACAGAACAGcagcatatataccagaggggagcGACCAACACAGAACAGCAGCATATACACCAGAGGGGAGCGACCAACACAGAACAGCTaagacaattcaggatggagagctccaggagatcaactgaactgattaacccttgcaatgacAGAGCAAGGAAAACCTTCACTGTTGGataggatggtgaagcagttctaatcagtgcaggaattCGTGTAACCAGACCCCGTGATCTTCTGGCCCCTTTCTGTCGCGGTATCCCTGTGATCATATCCATATCTTAGCCCTAGAGAAGAATATAAGGGAGAATACCATACACGCAGTACTCCATATATCGGCCGGAGTGCTGTATCCGGAGCCCAGCAGGACCTCCAGCGCCCGGTATTGCTGAGTCTGGATCTCTTCGGAGAACGGTTTATACTGCAAACAAACAGAAGCAAATGTGATAATGGGTCACTAGCGAGGCCACCACCGTGACGAGTTTGTAGCATTACGGTGAATATGAAATAGAGATGCAACTTTACCAATATGCCC harbors:
- the LOC138648081 gene encoding cylicin-2-like; amino-acid sequence: MGQPTQEGAADARCRRRGSRRKKEQPTQEGAADARCRRRGSRRKKEQPTQGAADARCRRRGSRRKKEQPTQEGAADARCRRRGSRRKKEQPTQEGAADARCRRRGSRRKKEQPTQEGAADARCRRRGSRRKKEQPTQEGAADARCRRRGSRRKKEQPTQGVGDGAADARRSSRRKKEQPTQGVGDGAADARRSSRRKVSETGQPTQEGAADARCRRRGSRRKKEQPTQGVGDGAADARRSSRRKVSETGQPTQEGAADARRSSRRKVLETGQPTQEGAADARRSSRRKKEQPTQGVGDGAADARRSSRRKKEQPTQGVGDGAADARRSSRRKKEQPTQGVGDGAADARRSSRRKKEQPTQEGAADARRSSRRKKEQPTQEGAADARRSSRRKVSETGQPTQEGAADARRSSRRKVSETGQPTQEGAADARRSSRRKKEQPTQEGAADAKRSSRRKKEQPTQEGAADARRSSRRKKEQPTQEGAADARRSSRRKVSETGQPTQEGAADARRSSRRKVSETGQPTQEGAADARRSSRRKVSETGQPTQEGAADARRSSRRKKEQPTQGVGDGAADARRSSRRKKEQPTQEGAADARRSSRRKVSETGQPTQGAEMGQLTEEGAAVAKRKDGAAVARRDNTLQIAIQKSQAQVF